The following coding sequences lie in one Cyanobacterium sp. Dongsha4 genomic window:
- a CDS encoding chemotaxis protein CheW, translated as MAENQYYPEVVNNNVPLGAEQTVEQVEAPEGELHLRFVLPSGDEFALSAVGIREVMQQESERITAVPNASPLLLGTINLRGEIIWVADLGQFLGYPNILNTDRTEIPVIAVEEQETILGLAVDKLGAMEWIDVDTLQLPQNLPDHIAPYIQGEWIDDKNKRIRLLDQIAILRSARWVA; from the coding sequence ATGGCAGAGAATCAATACTATCCAGAAGTAGTAAATAACAATGTTCCTCTAGGGGCGGAACAAACAGTTGAGCAGGTAGAAGCCCCAGAAGGTGAACTACATCTTCGCTTTGTACTGCCCTCTGGAGACGAGTTTGCCCTTTCCGCCGTAGGAATTAGGGAAGTAATGCAACAAGAATCTGAGCGAATTACTGCCGTGCCTAATGCTTCTCCTTTACTCTTAGGAACAATTAATCTTCGAGGTGAAATAATTTGGGTTGCAGATTTAGGTCAATTTTTGGGGTATCCTAATATCTTGAATACTGACAGAACGGAAATTCCCGTAATTGCAGTAGAAGAACAGGAAACTATTTTGGGATTAGCTGTTGATAAATTGGGAGCAATGGAATGGATTGATGTAGATACGTTGCAACTGCCACAAAATTTACCAGATCATATTGCTCCTTACATACAAGGGGAATGGATTGATGATAAAAATAAACGAATCAGATTACTTGATCAAATTGCTATTTTACGTTCCGCTCGTTGGGTAGCATAG
- a CDS encoding response regulator transcription factor: MSTVLLVEDSIPTRKMIAEILTKQGFNVEVATDGIQALEVLPNLRPDLVILDIIMPKMNGYEVCRKIKSDPQTKDVPVIICSSKGEDFDRYWGIKQGADAYIAKPFREKELIATIKQFLKR, from the coding sequence ATGAGTACAGTGTTACTTGTCGAAGACAGTATCCCGACAAGAAAAATGATTGCCGAAATATTAACCAAACAAGGTTTTAACGTAGAGGTAGCTACTGACGGGATTCAAGCCTTAGAGGTATTACCTAATCTTCGTCCTGATTTGGTCATATTAGATATTATCATGCCTAAAATGAACGGTTATGAAGTGTGTCGTAAAATAAAATCAGATCCCCAAACTAAAGATGTTCCCGTAATTATTTGCTCATCTAAAGGAGAAGATTTCGATCGCTATTGGGGTATAAAACAAGGAGCAGATGCTTACATAGCCAAACCTTTCAGAGAAAAAGAATTAATTGCTACTATTAAACAATTTTTAAAAAGATAA
- the hpnH gene encoding adenosyl-hopene transferase HpnH translates to MAVQLQQAIAVGTYILRQKLQGKKRFPLVLMLEPLFRCNLACPGCGKIQHPLEILKQYLSPEDCFRAVEECGAPIVSIPGGEPLLHPQIAEIVQGLVERRKFVYLCTNGILLEEKLSLFEPSPYLTFSVHLDGLKETHDKCVNREGVFDTAVKAIKTAKAQGFRVSTNTTVFEGTDPQQMQEFFDFLESLNTDGMMISPGYSYEWAPDQEHFLKREQTKALFRQILSPWKNGKKRWNFNHNPLFLDFLMGEKDYDCTPWGSPSYSVLGWQKPCYLMNEGYYQTFQELLDNTNWENYGHKSGNPKCADCMVHCGYEPTAAMDALNMENTGRAITSLFR, encoded by the coding sequence ATGGCAGTACAATTACAACAGGCGATCGCGGTCGGAACGTATATACTAAGACAAAAACTACAGGGGAAAAAACGCTTTCCTCTTGTCTTAATGTTAGAACCCTTATTTCGGTGTAATCTAGCTTGTCCGGGTTGTGGCAAAATTCAACATCCCCTAGAAATATTAAAACAATACTTAAGCCCAGAAGATTGTTTTCGAGCAGTCGAAGAATGTGGTGCTCCTATTGTCTCCATTCCGGGAGGAGAACCTTTATTACATCCTCAAATAGCCGAAATTGTCCAAGGTTTAGTCGAACGTCGCAAGTTTGTTTATCTTTGTACGAATGGAATCTTACTAGAGGAAAAACTTTCTTTATTTGAACCTTCTCCCTACTTAACTTTTAGCGTCCATCTTGACGGCTTAAAAGAGACCCATGATAAATGTGTTAACAGAGAGGGAGTTTTTGACACCGCAGTCAAAGCCATTAAGACAGCCAAAGCCCAAGGTTTTAGAGTATCAACCAATACGACAGTATTTGAAGGTACTGATCCCCAACAAATGCAGGAGTTTTTCGATTTTCTTGAAAGTCTTAACACCGATGGCATGATGATTTCTCCGGGTTACAGTTACGAATGGGCACCAGATCAAGAACACTTTTTAAAAAGAGAACAAACTAAAGCCCTTTTTAGACAAATTCTTAGTCCTTGGAAAAACGGTAAAAAACGTTGGAACTTCAACCATAATCCCCTCTTTCTCGATTTTCTCATGGGAGAAAAAGACTACGATTGCACTCCGTGGGGAAGTCCTAGTTATAGTGTATTAGGTTGGCAAAAACCATGTTATTTAATGAATGAAGGCTACTATCAAACTTTCCAAGAATTATTAGATAACACTAACTGGGAAAACTACGGACATAAAAGTGGCAATCCTAAATGTGCTGATTGTATGGTACATTGTGGCTATGAGCCTACCGCCGCTATGGATGCCCTCAATATGGAAAATACTGGTAGGGCAATTACCAGTCTATTTAGGTAA
- the murA gene encoding UDP-N-acetylglucosamine 1-carboxyvinyltransferase yields MNTSTSNLTNESLKTTEQIALEITGRKPLQGEVKISGAKNSALAIMAGTLLCEDECRLNNMPCLVDVNTMGQVLSSLGVKIEKKGTTWDFDCRDIKAVKAPYDLVSQLRASFFVIGPILTRLGVAQVPLPGGCAIGSRPVDLHVRGLQAMGAHVTIEHGVVNASVKGGRLKGTKIFLDYPSVGATETIIMAATLAEGETIIENAAKEPEIVDLANFCNSMGAKIRGAGTDSIVIEGVDRLHTTDYHIIPDRIEAGTFLVAGAITHSEILVTSVNPEHLIPVISKLEEIGCQIKQESATVLRTIPGELKASDIETLPHPGFPTDMQAQFMALLTISEGNSLVTETVFENRLRHVAELQRMGANIKVKGNSALVSGVSRLSGAPVMATDLRASAALVLAGLAADGKTIVQGLQHLDRGYENLEQKFQNLGASIRRISYTS; encoded by the coding sequence ATAAATACTTCCACTTCCAATTTAACCAATGAATCTCTCAAGACAACAGAGCAAATAGCCTTAGAAATAACTGGCAGAAAACCTTTGCAAGGAGAAGTCAAAATTAGCGGTGCTAAAAATTCTGCCCTTGCTATTATGGCTGGGACATTACTTTGTGAGGATGAATGTCGCTTAAACAATATGCCTTGCTTAGTAGATGTTAATACAATGGGTCAAGTATTGTCATCTTTAGGAGTCAAAATAGAGAAAAAAGGTACAACATGGGATTTCGACTGTCGTGATATAAAGGCGGTAAAAGCACCCTATGATTTAGTTTCCCAACTGAGGGCTAGTTTTTTCGTAATCGGACCTATCTTAACTCGCTTAGGGGTTGCTCAAGTACCCTTACCGGGAGGTTGTGCCATTGGTTCTCGTCCTGTAGATCTTCATGTTAGGGGTTTACAAGCCATGGGAGCTCATGTCACTATCGAACATGGAGTTGTTAATGCGTCTGTTAAGGGAGGGCGCTTAAAAGGGACAAAGATTTTCCTCGATTATCCCAGTGTTGGAGCGACTGAAACCATCATTATGGCGGCAACCCTAGCTGAAGGTGAAACTATTATTGAAAATGCGGCGAAAGAACCAGAAATAGTGGATTTAGCTAATTTCTGTAATAGTATGGGGGCAAAAATCAGAGGAGCGGGAACAGATTCTATCGTCATTGAAGGAGTCGATCGCCTCCACACAACCGACTATCATATCATACCCGATCGCATCGAAGCAGGAACATTCTTGGTGGCAGGAGCAATCACCCATTCTGAAATCCTCGTAACTTCCGTTAATCCTGAACATTTGATCCCCGTCATTTCCAAATTAGAAGAAATTGGCTGTCAGATTAAGCAAGAAAGTGCAACGGTTTTACGCACTATCCCCGGAGAGTTAAAAGCCAGTGATATTGAAACCTTACCTCATCCCGGATTCCCTACGGATATGCAGGCACAATTTATGGCACTACTCACCATTAGTGAGGGCAATAGTCTTGTAACAGAAACCGTTTTTGAAAATCGTCTTCGTCATGTTGCAGAATTACAGAGAATGGGGGCTAATATAAAAGTAAAAGGTAATTCGGCTCTAGTTAGTGGTGTGTCTCGTCTTTCGGGTGCACCAGTAATGGCAACAGACCTCAGAGCGTCCGCCGCCCTTGTCTTAGCAGGTTTAGCCGCCGATGGTAAAACCATCGTACAAGGTTTACAACACCTCGATCGAGGCTACGAAAATTTAGAGCAGAAATTCCAAAACTTGGGTGCTTCTATTCGCAGAATCTCCTATACAAGTTAA
- the ruvX gene encoding Holliday junction resolvase RuvX, producing the protein MERVAVIGLDIGLRRVGVAGCDGLGLIATELTTVNRRSFKEDVETFRRIIEERQANLLVAGIPYTMKGEIGFQAKQVIKYAKRLSNALELPLEFVDERLTSLEAEEQLKSSKKYSSRQKGLIDKRAAAIILQQWLDIRRSQGN; encoded by the coding sequence ATGGAAAGAGTTGCCGTTATAGGATTAGATATAGGTTTAAGAAGAGTGGGAGTGGCAGGTTGTGATGGTTTAGGATTAATAGCCACGGAATTAACTACTGTTAATCGTCGTAGTTTTAAAGAAGATGTAGAAACATTTCGGAGAATTATTGAAGAAAGACAAGCCAATTTATTAGTAGCTGGTATTCCCTACACCATGAAAGGAGAAATTGGATTTCAGGCAAAGCAAGTAATTAAATATGCTAAAAGATTAAGTAACGCTCTTGAGCTACCATTAGAATTTGTAGATGAAAGACTCACTTCCCTAGAAGCAGAAGAGCAACTAAAAAGTAGCAAAAAATATTCTTCCCGTCAAAAAGGCTTAATTGATAAACGTGCGGCGGCGATTATTCTTCAACAATGGTTAGATATACGCAGATCTCAAGGTAATTAA
- the pgsA gene encoding CDP-diacylglycerol--glycerol-3-phosphate 3-phosphatidyltransferase: MNIPNTITAIRIVLVFPLIYFLYQPSISFQWLAFSVFIVAALTDWLDGYLARKLNQITALGKFLDPLTDKILIIAPLLILIERQQLRAWAVFIIIIREIVIAGWRVNPQLSSNNDISGANIWGKLKTVTQIGAIALLIIPVPQLTNIGLILFWIALVLTVISGSIYLGFPSFSSGKIKGQ, encoded by the coding sequence GTGAATATACCTAATACCATTACTGCTATACGTATTGTTTTAGTGTTTCCCCTCATTTATTTTTTATATCAACCATCTATAAGTTTTCAGTGGTTAGCCTTTTCTGTTTTTATCGTGGCGGCTTTAACGGATTGGTTAGATGGTTATTTAGCTCGGAAATTAAATCAAATCACCGCCTTGGGAAAATTTTTAGATCCTCTTACGGATAAAATTTTGATTATTGCTCCCTTATTGATTTTAATTGAGCGTCAGCAATTGAGGGCATGGGCTGTTTTTATTATTATCATTAGAGAAATTGTTATTGCTGGATGGAGAGTTAATCCTCAACTTAGTTCTAATAATGATATTTCAGGGGCAAATATTTGGGGTAAACTGAAAACTGTAACTCAAATAGGTGCGATCGCACTTTTAATTATTCCTGTTCCTCAATTAACCAATATAGGTTTAATCTTATTTTGGATAGCCTTAGTTTTAACAGTTATTTCAGGTAGTATTTATTTAGGATTCCCTTCTTTTAGTTCGGGGAAAATAAAGGGTCAATAA
- a CDS encoding alpha/beta fold hydrolase — MNNYQQWQWQGFNIAYQQCGEKGASVVFIHGFGANSGHWRHNLKVIGENYRCYAIDLLGFGASDKPLPNQPLSYTFETWAKQVGDFCREVVKTPVILVGNSIGCVVTMQTAVDYPDLVTKIAAFNCSLRLLNERKRLTLPWYRNLGATVMQKILTNRAIASYFYNQIAKPKVIRKILTQAYQKQEAITDELIEIIYKPSQDKGAVDVFVAFTGYSSGPIPEDLLPILPCPITFFWGTEDPWESIELGRKLANYPCVEDFVELEGLGHCPQDEAPEIVNPLILNWLKASSLGVQSFEEKISHE; from the coding sequence ATGAATAACTATCAACAATGGCAATGGCAGGGATTTAATATCGCTTATCAACAGTGTGGAGAAAAAGGGGCTTCTGTAGTTTTTATTCATGGCTTTGGAGCAAATAGTGGTCATTGGCGCCATAATCTTAAAGTTATAGGAGAAAATTATCGTTGTTATGCCATTGATTTATTGGGTTTTGGTGCTTCTGATAAACCTTTACCAAATCAACCCTTATCTTATACTTTTGAAACCTGGGCAAAACAGGTGGGAGATTTTTGTCGGGAGGTAGTAAAAACCCCTGTTATATTGGTAGGTAACTCCATTGGTTGTGTTGTCACTATGCAAACTGCCGTTGATTATCCTGATTTAGTAACAAAAATTGCGGCTTTTAATTGTTCTCTTCGATTGTTAAATGAACGTAAACGATTGACTCTTCCTTGGTATCGTAATTTAGGGGCAACAGTAATGCAAAAAATTTTAACCAATAGAGCGATCGCATCTTACTTTTATAATCAAATAGCAAAACCCAAAGTAATCAGAAAAATTCTCACCCAAGCCTATCAAAAACAAGAGGCTATTACCGATGAATTGATCGAAATTATCTACAAACCCTCTCAAGATAAAGGAGCAGTGGATGTATTTGTAGCATTTACAGGCTATTCATCAGGGCCGATTCCAGAAGACTTATTGCCGATTCTACCATGTCCTATTACTTTTTTTTGGGGTACTGAAGACCCTTGGGAATCTATCGAATTGGGCAGAAAGTTGGCAAATTATCCTTGTGTGGAAGATTTTGTCGAATTAGAAGGTTTAGGACATTGTCCCCAAGATGAAGCCCCAGAAATAGTTAATCCTCTAATATTAAACTGGTTAAAAGCATCATCGCTAGGAGTTCAGAGTTTTGAGGAGAAAATAAGTCATGAGTAG
- the ilvD gene encoding dihydroxy-acid dehydratase, which yields MSENLKSKAITQGVQRTPNRAMLRAVGFGDDDFNKPIVGIANGFSTITPCNMGLNDLALKAESSLRQAGAMPQMFGTITISDGISMGTEGMKYSLVSRDVIADSIETACTGESMDAVIAIGGCDKNMPGAMIAIARMNIPSIFVYGGTIKPGHHNGKDLTVVSAFEAVGEYSAGKIDDEELLAIEKKACPGAGSCGGMFTANTMSSAFEAMGISLPYSSTMAAEDQEKVESTGKSAEVLVEAIRKQILPRDILTRKAFENAIAVIMAVGGSTNSVLHLLAIANTIGVPLTLDDFEAIRQKVPVICDLKPSGRYVTVDLHKAGGIPQVMKILLVNGLIHGDALTITGQTIAEVLADIPDNPPENQDVIRQWGNPLYQEGHLAILKGNLATEGAVAKISGVKNPVITGPARVFESEEECLDAILAGKIQAGDVVIVRYEGPVGGPGMREMLAPTSAIIGAGLGDKVGLITDGRFSGGTYGMVVGHVAPEAAVGGNIALVEEGDSITIDAHNKLLQINISEEELNKRRQNWTPRQPNYSRGVLGKYAKLVSSSSLGAVTDLNLF from the coding sequence ATGAGCGAGAATTTAAAAAGTAAAGCAATTACTCAAGGAGTACAAAGAACCCCTAACCGTGCCATGTTAAGAGCGGTGGGTTTTGGAGATGATGATTTTAATAAGCCTATTGTCGGTATTGCCAATGGATTTAGTACCATCACCCCCTGTAATATGGGTTTAAATGACTTGGCATTAAAGGCAGAATCTAGTTTACGTCAAGCAGGGGCAATGCCTCAAATGTTTGGTACTATTACCATCAGTGACGGTATCTCTATGGGTACAGAAGGAATGAAATATTCTTTAGTCTCTAGGGATGTTATTGCTGATTCCATCGAAACTGCTTGTACTGGCGAAAGTATGGATGCGGTAATTGCCATTGGTGGTTGTGATAAAAATATGCCGGGAGCGATGATTGCGATCGCACGGATGAATATTCCCTCGATTTTCGTCTATGGTGGTACAATCAAACCGGGGCATCATAACGGTAAAGATTTAACGGTAGTCAGTGCCTTTGAAGCCGTTGGGGAATATAGTGCAGGAAAAATTGACGACGAGGAATTACTTGCCATTGAGAAAAAGGCTTGTCCGGGCGCAGGTTCTTGTGGGGGAATGTTTACAGCTAACACCATGTCTTCTGCCTTTGAAGCGATGGGCATTAGTTTACCCTATTCTTCCACTATGGCCGCCGAAGATCAAGAGAAAGTAGAAAGTACAGGCAAATCCGCAGAAGTTTTAGTGGAGGCAATCCGCAAACAAATTTTACCCCGTGATATTCTTACCCGTAAAGCCTTTGAAAATGCGATCGCAGTTATCATGGCGGTAGGTGGCTCTACCAACTCTGTTTTACACTTATTAGCTATTGCCAACACTATTGGTGTGCCTTTAACCCTCGATGACTTTGAAGCTATCCGTCAAAAAGTGCCTGTAATTTGTGACTTAAAACCATCAGGGCGTTATGTTACCGTTGACTTACACAAAGCCGGTGGTATTCCTCAAGTTATGAAAATATTATTAGTCAATGGCTTAATTCATGGGGATGCCCTCACTATCACAGGACAAACTATTGCTGAAGTATTAGCAGACATTCCCGACAATCCCCCCGAAAACCAAGACGTAATTCGTCAATGGGGCAATCCTTTATATCAAGAAGGACATTTAGCCATCTTAAAAGGTAACTTAGCCACAGAAGGAGCAGTCGCTAAAATTAGTGGTGTGAAAAACCCTGTAATCACTGGACCTGCAAGAGTATTTGAATCTGAAGAAGAATGCTTAGATGCGATTTTGGCAGGAAAAATTCAAGCGGGAGATGTGGTTATTGTACGCTATGAAGGACCTGTCGGCGGACCTGGTATGAGAGAAATGTTAGCACCAACCTCAGCAATTATTGGAGCTGGATTAGGAGATAAAGTCGGTTTAATTACAGACGGACGCTTTTCAGGCGGTACTTATGGTATGGTAGTGGGACACGTTGCCCCAGAAGCGGCAGTAGGTGGCAATATTGCCCTAGTGGAAGAAGGAGATAGCATTACTATTGATGCTCATAATAAGCTGTTGCAAATCAATATTTCTGAGGAGGAATTAAATAAACGCCGTCAAAACTGGACTCCTCGTCAACCTAACTATAGTAGAGGAGTATTAGGGAAGTACGCTAAGTTAGTTTCTTCTAGTAGTCTCGGTGCGGTGACGGACTTAAATCTCTTTTAG